In Nostoc piscinale CENA21, the genomic stretch ATTCAGCAATTTATTCAAGAAAACTTTGCTGGAGAGTACTGGCAAGCCAGACACATGATGAATTTTATTGTGAGTAATAATCTGCTCGATGAGCTAAAGCGAAAAGATTGGGATGGTTTTGCTAGGGGCTACAATGGCCCAGGTTATAAAAAGAATAACTATGATACTAAGCTAGAAGCAGCTTACAAAAAAGCTCTATAGAAGTTCTCTATTTTTATAGAAATTACCTACAAAGACGGGTGCATTTACTTTCAGCACATAGCCCTCAGACTGAAGTCTGGGGCTATACAAACGAAGCCTGCGGAGGCAGGCTTTAAAGTTTGTAGTTGGGCTTTAGCCCTTGATTTAAGCGATAAATCGCAACTACGAACCTTTCATCACTACCAAGGTACAGGTTCACCCAAATGGAAAAAGCCGCCACTCGGCCCATCATCAGGTAGGGTAGCTAACTGCACGCCTGTTTTTGCACCTTCGCTAATGTCCATCATTGCGCCTTCACCACCCAATTCTGTTTTTACCCAACCAGGATGGGCGCTGTTGACTTTGACTGGTGTATTGCGTAGTTCATGGGCTAAGTGAACAGTAAAAGAATTAACTGCGGCTTTGGAAGCATTGTAGGCAAAGGGTTTGGCATCATAAATAAGCGAGTTCGGATCAGCATGGAGGGTGAGTGAACCTTCAATGCTGGCCATATTGACAATCCGACCGCTTTTACTTTTCAAAATCAAGGGCAGTAATGCTTGAGTTACTTCTACCAAGGCAAAAAAGTTAGTCTCAAAAGTCTTGCGGATGATGTCTAAAGAAACAGAACTGGCGTTACTAATGCCCCAATCTCCATCCAGCATTACTCCTGCATTGTTAATCAGAACGTCAAGCTGGCCAAATCTGTCTGCAATTTCTTGAACGGCTGTGTGAATTTGAGTACTACTATTAATATCGAGGGCGATCACTTCAGCTTTTAATCCTTCATCTTTCAGTGTCGTTGCTGCTGCTTGCGCTGCTTGGAGATTGCGCCCTGCTATCAGAACTGTTAATCCTTGCTGGGCTAGTTGGCGACTCATTTCAAATCCTAGACCTTTGTTTGCGCCAGTAATTAGTGCAATCTTGCCATTTGATGCGCTGCTGACCATTGACTCCTCCTTTGGGGTAGATGCTTACAGCGGTCAGAGCGAATTTATCATGAGATTTCTATGTCTGAACCTAGAAAATTGGCTAGTTTTTGCCGAGATTAAAGGTTAAATTTATATTTTTAAATCTTACTCAAGATGGTTGTTAATTTATGAAACATATAAATTGTCTGTTATTTAGCACAAAAATGTAAAACCGCTTATTATGGGTGAGATTATCATGCAAGCGAGACCAGAGGTTTTGATGATATGGTGGCTGATGTAATAACAGATACAGTTCCCGTAACTGTTTTGACTGGCTATTTGGGCGCAGGCAAAACAACTTTACTCAATCACATTCTCACTTATGAACATGGTAAAAAAGTGGCTGTGATTGTGAATGAATTTGGAGAAGTGGGTATTGATAATCAATTAGTTATTGATGCCGATGAAGAAATATTTGAGATGAATAATGGCTGTATTTGTTGTACAGTCCGTGGTGATTTAATTCGCATCATCGGTAATTTGATGAAGCGACGTGATAAGTTTGACCATTTAGTAATTGAAACTACTGGTTTAGCTGATCCAGCACCAGTGATTCAGACATTCTTTGTCGATGAAGATATGCAAAATAAACTGTCTCTAGATGCAGTGGTGACAGTGGTAGATGCCAAGCATATTTGGCAACATTGGGAAGCCGATGAAGCCCAAGAACAAATTGCATTTGCGGATGTTATTTTACTTAATAAAACTGATTTAGTAACAGCAGAAGAATTAGAAGAATTAGAAAAGCGGATTCGGGGGATGAATGCGATCGCTAAAATCTATCGCACCCGCAACTCAGAATTAGCAATGGATTCCTTATTGGGTGTGCAAGCTTTTGATTTGAATCGCGCCTTAGAAATTGACCCGAATTTTTTAGGCGAAGATGCACATGAACATGATGAAAGCGTTTATTCTGTGGCGTTAGTAGCAGCAGGCGCACTCGATGGCGAGAAGCTACACGCTTGGATGAGTAAATTATTACAAACTCAAGGCCCTGATATTTTTCGGATGAAGGGCATTTTAAATATTGCGGGGGAAGACAATCGCTTTGTGTTTCAAGGCGTACACATGATATTTGATGGTAGACCCGACAGACCTTGGAAACCCACCGAAACCCGAAAAAACGAGTTAGTTTTCATCGGTCGGAATTTAGATGAAGCCAAACTCAAACAAGATTTTTTGGCTTGTTTGGTGTGAAGAGTGCTGATACCAATTCGCAATTCGCAATTCGCAATTCGCAATTGATAAATCCTGATTTGACAAGGGTTTCTGGGTTTGGATCTGTATCAGAATTTTAGTGAATTGGTATGAGTGCTTTACACTAAGCGGAAAACTGAAACGGAGCTTGTACTCCGCCCCAGTAAGAGCGACCTAAAAGGGCGATGCTTGACCCATGTTCAGCTTCGCTCCACGGCAGGGGGAAGGGCTTGCGCCCCCTGCTCTTCTGTCATCTGCCCCTTGCTGCTTCAATGTGCAAGTTCAATGCTTGCAGTTGATCACTTCTGCGCCCGATAAACTGGACTAATTTCACGATAGGTATTGAGTAAATTCAAGAATTTATCAAAATCAAAACTTACTGGATCGATTTTTTGACCAGAACGGTCGACTTGTTGATGAGTCGTAATGCGATCTTCGGGAACCTGACTTTGGGCAATTAACCAAGCTAAAGAATGATATTGAGCTTCGGTATAGCCGCTATGAACTTTAATATAATTATTTCCCCGGCCATCGGGTGGTGTTTCTAAAGAAACATGATAGGCAAAATTATTGACAGATGGCGGCAAATTAGGGTTAGTCTGGACAGTTTCAAAACCATTAAAGCTTTCAAAAACTGAGTTAGCCGCCCCAAAAGCTCGTTTTTCTGGTGAGACTAGATAAACAACTGTACCATCTAATTCAATTAAGGAATGATAACTGGCTTGGACACTTTCATCTTCATGGGGTGTTTGAAAGAAATTAATGGCGCTGTCGGCAGAATAACCAGTTTCGTGTAGTACGATAATGGCTGGATTGGTGAGTCTGACACCGTAAATATCTTGAGTGTAGCGATCGCCATAATTACTAGGGTCTACTTTAGCAATTTCATATCTTGGTTGATATTTAGCAAAAGCCTCTGTAGTTCTATATCTGCCCAAATTCTGCCGGGGAATACCAGGAGATTTGGCTGATTGATTTTTAGAGGATTGCAACTTTACTTGAGGATATTCATTCCCAACTGTCGTCATCTCTTGATTTGATGAGGTGGTTTGAGGAATTTTTGATTGGTTAATTTTGCCAATCAACAGCGCCACACTCAAAGCAGTAAATACCAGAGAAATTAATAGCACCCTAGTTGCCCATTCTCTAAAACTCATGTTGGCAGATTTCAGAATACAGCTAGAAATCATCTTAATCAAAACAATAATACCAATACATCTGCCAGTGATTCCCAATACAACTAGGACTTATATGTATAGCGACGTAAATATTTGTAGTTGGGAAACGGCAAGAGGCAGAAGGCACGAGGAAAGAGGGTTTTATGTTTATGTAATGGGGTTAAATCATCCTAAACTCGGAAATGCTTGCTAAAGCTGGTGTATATACTCATATTTAAACAATACACTAGGCGATCGCAAGCAATTATGTCGGAATTATTTCTTGGGTGGGTAGCGACTAATGCTGTTGGGCTACTGGTTAAGACAATTATGAATCAGGAATTTGTTAAGGAATTTGCTCAGGATTTAGCAAAAGACTACGCTAAAGACTTTTTCAAAGACCGTTTCAATAATGTCCCCATAGCACTATTTGAGAAAGAGCCACTGCAAAAAGCTATTGTTAAAGCATTGAAAGAGTTTTTTCAAATTGTAGAAGACGAGTTGAAGTTGTGCCAAGTCTCGGAAGCCGATATTAAGAAATTTGCTAAACCGCTAAAGACGTTTATATATAATAAATATGTTAAACAAATTTTAGGAAAAGCTTTTAAAGACGATTGTAATTCTCTTAATTATCAAGAACTCAGCAATATCTGGGATGAGCTTAATTTACCACTTATGCCAGCTAACTTTAACTGGCAATCGGTTACACAAAAATATCTTAAAAAATGCAAAGAAATTCTTGGTGACTCATCTGAACTACGCAGTATTTTATTGGGACAGAGACTTGAAGAAATTATCAGATTGTTAAAAGAGAATTGTAGTATTACACAAGATTTTGATTTACTAAAATATTTAGAAGCTATTCGTGAGCGGTACATTAGTTTAAAGCTGCATCGTTTAGAGAATAAAGGCAGCGAATTGAGGATTAATTTATGGCAAATATTTATTCCTCAAAATGTCCGCGAAGTTTATCAGGTGTTACCAGAACTACCCAAAGAACATCTCCGCCGATTACAAGCAACTCAGCAATTAGACACTGAATTTGATTTGGAAGAATTAGACCGCTATAAACGCAATTATATTCAGCAGCCGATACGTTCAGTATTAGATGTTATCCAAGAGAAACATTCAAGAAATTATCTTGTAATTTTAGGCGATCCGGGTTCTGGTAAGTCTACATTACTTCATTACCTAGCATTAAAATGGGTTGAAGAAACTTTGACGCTGAAAGATTTTTCTCTGCCGATTCCACTGCTCATTGAATTGAACAGTTATGTGCGCGATCGCAACGAGAAATGTAATAATTTTCTGGAATATTATAATCACGCCCCCAAATGCTTCTTTCATCTCAATCAGCATAAGCTGCACGAACAACTCAAGGCTGGTAATGCTTTAGTTATGTTTGATGGATTAGATGAAATCTTTGATTCAGTGATGCGAAATGAAGTAATTGATTCTATTCATCGCTTTACTAACGAATATCCAGATGTGCAAGTAATTGTCACTTCTCGCATTATTGGCTATCAACCTCAAGTATTACAAGATGCTGAATTTAGACATTTCATTTTGCAAGATTTAGAGTTAGAACAAATTACCGATTTTATTGGACGATGGCATGAAAGGACTTTTAATATCACTGACAAAGAAGAAAAAGACCTTAAACAAGAGCGACTGCAAAAAGCAATTACAGAATCAAAAGCCATTGCTGAACTAGCAGGAAATCCTCTGCTATTGACTATGATGGCAATTCTCAATCTCAGTCAAGAACTACCTAGAGATAGACCAGAACTTTATAATCAAGCATCAAGAGTATTGTTACACAAGTGGGATGTAGAACGTGCTTTAGAAACAGACAAATGGGCTATTAATGATAAAGATAAGCAAGCCATGCTACGTCAAGTTGCCTATACTATGCAATCTAGCGATGCAGGTTTAGCTGGCAATGTGATTAGTGAAGATAGTTTAATTAATGTTCTGACTGAATATTTAAAAGAAGAGTTAGAGTTTGATCAACCCAAATTAGCGGCAAGGCGAATAATTGAACAACTGCGGACTCGTAACTTTATGTTATGCTTCCTTGGTGCTGATTACTATGCTTTTGTACATCGAACTTTTTTTGGAATATTTCTGTGCTGCGTATTTTGTCTGGCGGTTTGAGAAGAAACGAAATATTTCATTAACAACGGAAGTTTTTGGCAAACATTGGGATGATGAAACTTGGCATGAAGTGTTGCTACTAATTACTGGGATGATTGAACCCGAATATGTTGGTGAAATTCTTGAGTATTTAATAATACAGGATGGTGAAGAGAAGAAATTTATCAATCTCTTTTTAGCAGCTAAATGTCTTGTTGAAATGAGGCATCGCTCAAAGATTAGAACAGTAGCTAATAAATTACTGAATCAGTTAAAAGATTTAATTAAATATGACCTCTGGTATTATTATCGACCTACCTACGATGACGAAGAAATTCAGCTAGTACAAGAAATTCGCACTCAAGCAGTCACAGCAATAGCCACAACTTGGCAAGAGGACTCCACTAAAACCCTTCTCCTACAACTCGCCACTGCCAAAGATGTTGATTCGGATGTACGAGTTACAGCAGTGGCACAATTAGCCCAGGCTTACAAGGATGACAGCACTAAAACCCTTCTCCTACAACTCGCCACTGCCAAAGATGTTGATTCGGATGTGCGGGATGACAGCAGTGGCACAATTAGCCCAGGCTTACAAGGATGACAGCACTAAAACCCTTCTCCTACAACTCGCCAKCTGCCAAAGATGTTGATTGATGTACGAGTACAGCAGTGGCACAATTAGCCCAGGCTTCACAAGGACTTGACAGCACTAAACCCTTCTCCTACRACTCGCCACTGCCAAAGATGTTGATTCGGATGTACGAGTTACAGCAGTGGCACAATTAGCCCAGGCTTACAAGGATGACAGCACTAAAACCCTTCTCCTACAACTCGCTACTGCCAAAGATGTTGATTCGTTTGTGCAACAGACAGCAGTGGCACAATTAGCTCAGGCTTACAAGGATGACAGCACTAAAACCCTTCTCCTACAACTCGCTACTGCCAAAGATGTTGATTCGTTTGTGCAACGGACAGCAGTGGCACAACTAGCCCAGGCCTACAAGGATGACTCCACTAAAACCCTTCTCCTAAAACTCGCCACTGCCCAGGATAATAATTGGTATATGCAAGAGATAGTAGTGAAACAATTAGCTCAAGTTTACAAAAATGACCTCGACACCAAAACTCTCCTGCGTCAACTGGCGAGTGCAGATGAAGATTATTTTGTGCGAGGGATAGCAGTGCAACAATTAGCTAAAGTTTACAAATTTCAGTCTGAACTTTTTGAAATCTACTATAACTGTGCAGCCAACGACCCCTTTGAGCATAGCCATGATGATATTATCCCAAATCCCCGACGCGTTGCACTGGAGATAATTGTCAAACAATATCCCCAGCATGAGTTGACTTTACCACTGTTGTGCGACAGAGCCGAAAATGATCCAGATGAGCAAGTAAGGAAATATGCTCAGAAAAAATTGGCAGAATTAGAGAAGTAAGATTGGCGAAAAATTATGAATAACACAGACATTCGTCAGCAAATTAACCAATATCTAGACCGATTATCTTCAGAACGTCTACAAGTAGTTGCTGACTTTTTAGCATATCTAGCAGACAAGGAGAGTGAAGACGCTACCCAAGAATTACTTGATACTCCTGGATTTATTGAGTCATTCGAGAGAGGTAAAAAAGATATTGCTGAGAATCGGGTAAAAAACTGGAGAACGATTCAAAATATAAACTGAGGCTATGCCCAAGAAAATTAGAGAACTCAAAAGCTTGTTGTTACAAGCAGGGTTTAGCTACCGTCCTGGTAAAGGTAGTCATACTAATTGATATCATCCTCTGCTACCTGGAAGAGTTACGCTATCAGGTAAAGATGGAAATGATGCTAAACCTTATCAAGAGAAAGACGTTAATAATGCACTGCAAAGATTAGAAGAAATTAAACAAGCACAAGAGGAAGAACAAGAATGAATTCTCATTACACAATAATTATTCAATGGTCTGATGAAGATGATTGTTTTGTTGTCAGTCTTCCTGAGTGGGGAGATTATTGCCACACTCACGGAGACACTTATGAAGAAGCTTTAAAAAATGCTCAAGAAGTTTTAGAAATGCTAATTGAATCTGCTTTAGAAGATGGTGAAATTTTGCCAGAGCCGCAAACTTTAGGCAAGTCTTTAAAAGTAGCATAATAAAATTAAACAGGTCATACCAATTCAATGTGAAGTTGCACATATCTCGATCCCCCTAAATCCCCCTTAAAAAGGGGGACTTTGAAGCATTTCCCCCCTTTTTAAGGGGGGTTAGGGGGGATCAAGAAGTACGAATCATCACAACCAGCCACTTTTCAAACCATCTCTTATGACTACATCGATAAATACAGCCAAGGTCTACGACGAAATTGTTGACTTTATTGCAGCTGGGACTACTCCCGAAAGTGTGGTAAAGTTTCAGCTTTCAGATAGTACAAAAGAGCGTTTAGAATATCTGGTTTATCAACATAAAATGGGCAAACTCACGCCAGAAGAAAAGAAGGAATTAGATCATTTCCTCACGTTAGAACATATTATGAGATTAGCAAAAGCAAAAGCCCATCAATACCTCAAGGCGGAGTAAGTTTTTCCTGTGTCTAGTCCTTACATTAATGCAGAACTGCGGCGTTTAGTTGCTCGTCGCGCTGATTATCTATGTGAGTATTGTTTAATTCCAGAAGGTGACGGCTTAAGTTTTCAAGTTGACCATATCATCAGCGTGAAACATGGCGGTGCAACTACAGCAGATAATCTTTGCTATGCCTGTATTTTCTGCAACTTGCAAAAAGGAACGGATTTAGGTTCAATTAATTGGCAGACTGGTGAACTTGTAAGATTTTTTAACCCACGTAGGGATTTTTGGGGTGAGCATTTTCGCTTAGATGAGGCTGTGATTCAACCGCTAACAGATATAGGGGAAGTAACAGCCCGTATTTTTGATTTTAATAGTGATGAAAGAGTAATTGAACGGCAAGTTTTTATAATATCTGGTCAGTATCCATCAGAGTCGGCATTAAAACGGATCAATAAGTAGAGTTATTACGTGTTTTTGCTCTCACCAATGGGAATTATATACTTAGCAACTATTGCTACTCAATTCTATAATTACCTTGGTGAATCTACCATGTCTTATCAAAATATTACCGCATCCCTTTCGCCCGCAGATATCCAAGAAATTAAAGCAGCACTCCAGACAGTACAATCAAAGCTACCTTTTCTTGTCACTCTCAGCACGGAAGAACGGCGGAAGATGGTCAAGATGGGTGATAAAAGTCTGGCTTTTGTAAATAATAGTGCGGCGGCGGCTCAGTCTAACCGGAATATTCTGCCAGCTAGTTTTGATGTTGAGGAGTTGGTAAAAGATTATCAGTTAGCGATCGCACTTACTGAAGTATTAATTTCTATGCGCCAACTCACAGAACAAGTAGATGATACTCTACTGGCAGTTGGCAGTGAAGCTATGAGCAGCAGTTTAACTGTATATAATTACGTCAAGACAGCATCAAAAACTACTCCTGGCTTAAAAACTCTGGCGGAACAATTAGGCGAACGCTTCAAAGCTATCAAAGGTAGACCGACTAAAGCTGCATCTGGTTCGTGAGTCCTGAATACTCATTAATGAGTCTTGGAACTCCATTAATGAGGCTCTGAACTCCTTTAATCAGTGTTTGAGCTTCATTAATGAGTCTTGGAACTCCATTAATGAGGCTCTGAACTCCTTTAATCAGTGTTTGAGCTTTATTAATGAGCCTTGGAACTCCATTAATGAGGCTCTGAACTCCTTTAATCAGTGTTTGAGCTTTATTAATGAGCCTTGGAACTCCATTAATGAGGCTCTGAACTCCTTTAATGAGTCTTGGAACTCCATTAATGAAGCTTTGAACTCCTTTAATAATTGGGTTTAGTATTGTTAGTTCATACACGGTAGCTTTTTCAGGGGGTCGCCGCAGACGGGAGGAGCTTCACTGAACTGGAATTTATTAGTATCTCAAAACACAAACAATAAAAGCTAAAACAAGGTGAAGAATTTGGTTTTTTGGGTGGCAAAACCG encodes the following:
- a CDS encoding HEAT repeat domain-containing protein, with product MAQLAQAYKDDSTKTLLLQLATAKDVDSFVQQTAVAQLAQAYKDDSTKTLLLQLATAKDVDSFVQRTAVAQLAQAYKDDSTKTLLLKLATAQDNNWYMQEIVVKQLAQVYKNDLDTKTLLRQLASADEDYFVRGIAVQQLAKVYKFQSELFEIYYNCAANDPFEHSHDDIIPNPRRVALEIIVKQYPQHELTLPLLCDRAENDPDEQVRKYAQKKLAELEK
- a CDS encoding CobW family GTP-binding protein, coding for MVADVITDTVPVTVLTGYLGAGKTTLLNHILTYEHGKKVAVIVNEFGEVGIDNQLVIDADEEIFEMNNGCICCTVRGDLIRIIGNLMKRRDKFDHLVIETTGLADPAPVIQTFFVDEDMQNKLSLDAVVTVVDAKHIWQHWEADEAQEQIAFADVILLNKTDLVTAEELEELEKRIRGMNAIAKIYRTRNSELAMDSLLGVQAFDLNRALEIDPNFLGEDAHEHDESVYSVALVAAGALDGEKLHAWMSKLLQTQGPDIFRMKGILNIAGEDNRFVFQGVHMIFDGRPDRPWKPTETRKNELVFIGRNLDEAKLKQDFLACLV
- a CDS encoding SDR family oxidoreductase, which encodes MVSSASNGKIALITGANKGLGFEMSRQLAQQGLTVLIAGRNLQAAQAAATTLKDEGLKAEVIALDINSSTQIHTAVQEIADRFGQLDVLINNAGVMLDGDWGISNASSVSLDIIRKTFETNFFALVEVTQALLPLILKSKSGRIVNMASIEGSLTLHADPNSLIYDAKPFAYNASKAAVNSFTVHLAHELRNTPVKVNSAHPGWVKTELGGEGAMMDISEGAKTGVQLATLPDDGPSGGFFHLGEPVPW
- a CDS encoding NACHT domain-containing protein — protein: MYILIFKQYTRRSQAIMSELFLGWVATNAVGLLVKTIMNQEFVKEFAQDLAKDYAKDFFKDRFNNVPIALFEKEPLQKAIVKALKEFFQIVEDELKLCQVSEADIKKFAKPLKTFIYNKYVKQILGKAFKDDCNSLNYQELSNIWDELNLPLMPANFNWQSVTQKYLKKCKEILGDSSELRSILLGQRLEEIIRLLKENCSITQDFDLLKYLEAIRERYISLKLHRLENKGSELRINLWQIFIPQNVREVYQVLPELPKEHLRRLQATQQLDTEFDLEELDRYKRNYIQQPIRSVLDVIQEKHSRNYLVILGDPGSGKSTLLHYLALKWVEETLTLKDFSLPIPLLIELNSYVRDRNEKCNNFLEYYNHAPKCFFHLNQHKLHEQLKAGNALVMFDGLDEIFDSVMRNEVIDSIHRFTNEYPDVQVIVTSRIIGYQPQVLQDAEFRHFILQDLELEQITDFIGRWHERTFNITDKEEKDLKQERLQKAITESKAIAELAGNPLLLTMMAILNLSQELPRDRPELYNQASRVLLHKWDVERALETDKWAINDKDKQAMLRQVAYTMQSSDAGLAGNVISEDSLINVLTEYLKEELEFDQPKLAARRIIEQLRTRNFMLCFLGADYYAFVHRTFFGIFLCCVFCLAV
- a CDS encoding type II toxin-antitoxin system HicB family antitoxin produces the protein MNSHYTIIIQWSDEDDCFVVSLPEWGDYCHTHGDTYEEALKNAQEVLEMLIESALEDGEILPEPQTLGKSLKVA
- a CDS encoding HNH endonuclease, whose translation is MSSPYINAELRRLVARRADYLCEYCLIPEGDGLSFQVDHIISVKHGGATTADNLCYACIFCNLQKGTDLGSINWQTGELVRFFNPRRDFWGEHFRLDEAVIQPLTDIGEVTARIFDFNSDERVIERQVFIISGQYPSESALKRINK
- a CDS encoding N-acetylmuramoyl-L-alanine amidase, whose product is MSFREWATRVLLISLVFTALSVALLIGKINQSKIPQTTSSNQEMTTVGNEYPQVKLQSSKNQSAKSPGIPRQNLGRYRTTEAFAKYQPRYEIAKVDPSNYGDRYTQDIYGVRLTNPAIIVLHETGYSADSAINFFQTPHEDESVQASYHSLIELDGTVVYLVSPEKRAFGAANSVFESFNGFETVQTNPNLPPSVNNFAYHVSLETPPDGRGNNYIKVHSGYTEAQYHSLAWLIAQSQVPEDRITTHQQVDRSGQKIDPVSFDFDKFLNLLNTYREISPVYRAQK